One Microbacter margulisiae genomic window carries:
- a CDS encoding putative DNA modification/repair radical SAM protein translates to MTDNILEKLKILAESAKYDVSCASSGTSRKNIPGGIGNTAGWGICHSFTEDGRCISLLKIMLTNYCIYDCAYCINRRSNDLPRATFSVSELVELTIEFYRRNYIEGLFLSSGVVRNPDYTMERMVRVVKDLRTVWKFNGYIHMKSIPGASEHLVHEAGLYADRLSVNIEIPIEQNLKMLAPEKDHASVYQPMLYIQQGVLESKEERQKHRFAPRFAPAGQSTQMIIGATNENDMKILQTSEALYQRPSMKRVYYSGFVPVNSYDKRLPVLKQPPLVRENRLYQADWLMRFYEFKVDEIVNDQYPDLDLEIDPKLSWALRHPEMFPVDVNKADYQLILRVPGIGVKSAKLIVVSRRYGRITGDTLKKMGVVMKKAQYFITCKELPVHSVNEISPEYVRKTLTDSSVSSSKRFVTQQLSLNFP, encoded by the coding sequence ATGACGGATAACATTCTTGAAAAACTAAAAATACTGGCAGAATCGGCGAAATACGATGTTTCATGTGCTTCCAGTGGAACTTCCCGAAAGAATATTCCGGGAGGAATAGGGAATACTGCAGGCTGGGGTATATGTCATAGCTTTACCGAAGATGGACGATGCATATCTTTGCTTAAGATTATGCTTACCAATTATTGTATTTACGATTGTGCTTATTGCATCAACCGAAGGAGCAATGATTTGCCTCGCGCCACGTTTAGCGTATCGGAACTGGTGGAGTTGACGATCGAGTTTTATCGTCGCAATTACATCGAAGGATTATTTCTTAGTTCGGGTGTAGTTCGTAATCCGGATTATACGATGGAGCGTATGGTTCGTGTGGTGAAAGATTTACGTACTGTGTGGAAATTTAATGGTTACATTCATATGAAGAGCATTCCGGGGGCAAGCGAACATCTGGTGCACGAAGCCGGTTTATATGCTGACCGTTTAAGTGTGAACATTGAAATTCCTATCGAACAGAATCTGAAGATGCTTGCTCCTGAAAAAGATCATGCGAGTGTTTACCAACCCATGCTTTATATTCAACAAGGCGTATTGGAAAGCAAAGAAGAGCGGCAAAAACATCGATTTGCTCCGCGCTTTGCTCCTGCCGGACAGAGTACGCAAATGATTATTGGAGCGACGAATGAAAATGACATGAAGATTTTACAAACTTCTGAGGCATTGTATCAGCGTCCAAGCATGAAGCGGGTTTATTATTCCGGTTTTGTGCCTGTCAATAGTTACGACAAGAGACTTCCTGTTCTTAAGCAACCTCCATTAGTTCGTGAAAATCGTTTGTATCAAGCCGATTGGCTGATGCGTTTTTATGAGTTTAAGGTAGATGAAATTGTGAATGACCAATATCCTGATCTCGACTTGGAGATCGACCCAAAGCTGTCGTGGGCATTACGTCATCCTGAAATGTTTCCGGTTGATGTTAATAAAGCGGATTATCAGTTGATCTTACGTGTTCCTGGCATTGGTGTGAAATCTGCAAAACTTATTGTTGTTTCACGTCGTTACGGTCGCATTACTGGGGATACGCTCAAAAAAATGGGAGTGGTCATGAAAAAAGCTCAATATTTCATTACATGCAAGGAACTTCCTGTGCATAGCGTAAATGAAATTTCTCCCGAGTATGTTCGAAAAACACTGACTGACAGTAGTGTGAGCTCGTCCAAACGATTTGTCACCCAACAACTGTCCTTGAACTTTCCTTAA
- a CDS encoding DUF362 domain-containing protein: MKRRDFLLTAAMTGVASTLRFDKLEAALKNNRIAVSSTPDLVAVMGGEPAIMLDRALAKFGGISAFVKKGQTVVLKPNIGWDKTPELAANTNPALVGAMVHQCYSAGAKRVEVFDHTCNQWDRCYVDSGIKGAVEAAGGIMVPANDQSFFRTVSIPQGKKLKQTAIHKSLLDCDVWFNMPILKNHGGAKMTISMKNYMGVVWDREHFHKTDLQQCIADICTFHKRPALNIVDAYRIMFKNGPQGKSVADTALLKTLIVSPDIIAADAASVRFFNQVQKMDISEVEHIGMGQALHLGTDDLNKLRIDRIKI, from the coding sequence ATGAAGCGACGTGATTTTCTTTTAACGGCAGCTATGACAGGAGTAGCTTCGACATTGCGCTTTGATAAACTGGAAGCTGCATTGAAAAATAATCGAATAGCTGTTAGTTCTACACCTGACTTGGTGGCTGTTATGGGTGGGGAACCAGCTATCATGTTGGATCGGGCATTAGCTAAATTTGGTGGCATTAGCGCATTTGTCAAAAAAGGACAAACTGTTGTTTTGAAGCCTAACATTGGCTGGGATAAGACTCCCGAATTAGCTGCAAATACTAATCCTGCTTTGGTTGGAGCGATGGTGCATCAGTGTTATTCTGCTGGTGCTAAGCGGGTTGAAGTGTTTGATCATACTTGTAACCAATGGGATAGATGTTATGTTGATAGTGGAATTAAAGGTGCCGTTGAAGCTGCGGGTGGCATTATGGTTCCTGCTAATGATCAAAGTTTTTTCCGGACTGTGTCAATTCCTCAAGGGAAAAAACTTAAGCAAACTGCTATTCATAAATCGTTACTTGATTGTGATGTGTGGTTTAATATGCCTATTCTTAAAAATCATGGAGGTGCAAAAATGACTATCTCCATGAAGAATTATATGGGTGTTGTGTGGGATCGGGAACATTTCCATAAAACAGATCTGCAACAATGTATTGCAGACATCTGTACTTTTCATAAAAGGCCCGCTTTGAATATTGTAGATGCATATCGTATTATGTTTAAAAACGGACCTCAAGGAAAATCTGTTGCTGATACGGCATTACTCAAAACATTGATAGTGTCTCCTGATATTATTGCTGCTGATGCTGCATCTGTAAGATTCTTCAATCAGGTGCAAAAGATGGATATTAGCGAAGTCGAACATATCGGGATGGGGCAGGCTTTACATTTGGGGACAGATGATCTGAATAAGTTACGTATTGATAGGATTAAAATTTAA
- a CDS encoding 4Fe-4S binding protein has protein sequence MKTNGLKWLRVVLALLIFIPTVLFFIDVFHLLPIKWDVILHVQLVPAILDSMWGIVIVILLLTLLFGRIYCSVICPAGILQDFFSRFSAGKKKRRQRRVLKYAKPKNWLRYTILALTVGSFMLGSSALIVLLDPYSNMGRVLADLVRPALIPLNAFVVNKAFAMGIYSFLPVSASGISMVAIVVSSLFLITIAVMSLLRGRLYCNTICPVGTFLGLVSRFSLFRVVINESACTHCNVCSRSCKSQCIDSKESIIDTSRCVTCFNCLTSCTQNAIGYRFAGFSKSHKAVPTVEKTVNTRRREFLALSTTAMMTAPFAMAQSQSKKLATQQLPIMPPGAGKREHFNMRCTACHACVTQCPSNVLIPAVFDYGIMGLMQPRMYYDKGFCQPNCTICMDVCPAGALTPLTLKEKQLTQVGRVAFTLEDCVVYKNHTDCGSCSEHCPTQAVKMVDYKDGLRIPEVTPEICIGCGGCEYACPARPKAIVVHANYDQQWAKKPPKEKEKNIEVQSFGF, from the coding sequence ATGAAAACAAATGGATTGAAGTGGCTTCGGGTAGTATTGGCATTGTTGATTTTTATTCCGACAGTTCTTTTTTTTATAGATGTATTTCATCTGCTCCCTATTAAATGGGATGTTATCCTTCATGTGCAGTTGGTGCCTGCAATACTGGACAGCATGTGGGGAATCGTGATAGTTATTTTATTATTGACATTATTATTTGGTCGCATTTATTGTTCTGTGATTTGTCCTGCCGGTATTTTACAAGACTTTTTTAGTCGTTTTTCTGCAGGAAAAAAGAAACGCAGGCAACGTCGCGTTCTAAAGTATGCCAAGCCTAAAAATTGGCTACGATATACCATCCTTGCTTTGACTGTAGGATCTTTTATGCTCGGAAGCAGTGCTTTAATTGTATTGCTTGACCCATATAGTAATATGGGTCGGGTTTTGGCAGATTTGGTACGTCCAGCCTTAATTCCTTTAAATGCTTTTGTTGTGAACAAAGCTTTTGCAATGGGAATTTATTCTTTTTTACCTGTTAGCGCGTCAGGCATTTCCATGGTCGCCATTGTTGTGTCGTCGTTGTTTTTGATTACCATTGCCGTCATGTCTTTATTGCGGGGCAGGCTTTATTGTAACACTATTTGCCCTGTCGGAACCTTTTTAGGATTAGTATCCCGGTTTTCCTTGTTTCGTGTTGTGATTAATGAATCAGCTTGCACCCATTGCAATGTTTGTTCACGTAGTTGTAAATCGCAGTGCATTGATTCTAAAGAAAGCATTATCGATACTTCTCGCTGTGTAACATGTTTTAATTGCTTGACTTCCTGTACGCAGAATGCTATTGGTTATCGATTTGCCGGGTTTAGCAAGTCCCACAAAGCCGTTCCTACTGTAGAAAAAACGGTCAATACAAGAAGACGTGAATTTTTAGCTTTGAGCACCACTGCAATGATGACTGCTCCATTCGCAATGGCGCAATCACAATCAAAAAAACTTGCAACTCAACAATTACCGATTATGCCTCCAGGTGCCGGGAAAAGAGAGCATTTTAATATGAGGTGTACTGCCTGTCATGCTTGTGTTACGCAATGCCCCTCAAATGTTTTGATTCCTGCTGTATTTGATTATGGTATAATGGGATTGATGCAACCGCGGATGTACTATGATAAAGGTTTTTGCCAGCCTAACTGTACCATTTGCATGGATGTTTGTCCTGCAGGCGCATTAACCCCTTTAACATTGAAAGAAAAACAATTAACACAAGTGGGACGCGTTGCATTTACACTTGAGGATTGTGTCGTTTATAAAAATCATACCGATTGTGGTTCTTGTTCCGAACATTGTCCTACTCAGGCTGTAAAAATGGTCGATTATAAAGATGGATTACGAATTCCCGAGGTAACGCCTGAAATTTGTATAGGATGTGGTGGTTGCGAATATGCATGTCCTGCACGACCGAAAGCAATTGTAGTTCATGCCAATTACGACCAGCAGTGGGCTAAGAAGCCACCTAAAGAAAAAGAGAAAAACATTGAAGTCCAGAGTTTTGGATTTTGA
- a CDS encoding AMP-binding protein, whose translation MLAKFLTKSVFTSLDDFLKNFHINVPDNFNFAYDVMDEWAKIAPEKRALCWTNDKGEHIDFTFAQLKHYSDITATFFQQLGIGKGDMVMLILKRRYEFWFSILALHKLGAVCIPATHLLTQKDIIYRANAADIKMIVAVGEPNVIQHVNEALPQAPTIKHVVSVGDIYPENWLNFQEGIRRAKPFERPAHVNDNNDISLLYFTSGTTGNPKMVIHNFTYPLGHIVTASFWHNLNESSLHCTLADTGWAKAVWGKIYGQWIAGSAVFVYDHEKFVPSELLEMLSKYKVTSFCAPPTVFRFLIREDLSKIDLSSLKYCTIAGEPLNPVVFETFYNMTGIKLMEGFGQTETSLTIANYPWMEPKPGSMGIPNPAYDMDLITADGRSAEDGEQGEIVLRTDRWMPVGLFLGYYRDEALTKSVYQNHLYHTGDVAWRDQDGYYWFVGRTDDVIKSSGYRIGPFEVESALMTHPAVVECAITGVPDEIRGQVVKATIVLAPEYRKKANDELVKEIQDHVKKVTAPYKYPRVIEFVEELPKTISGKIRRVEIRNTDSGEK comes from the coding sequence ATGTTAGCTAAATTCCTTACCAAATCAGTGTTTACCTCTTTAGATGATTTTCTGAAGAATTTTCATATTAACGTACCGGATAATTTCAATTTCGCCTATGATGTAATGGACGAATGGGCAAAAATTGCACCTGAAAAAAGGGCGCTTTGCTGGACAAACGATAAGGGGGAACATATCGATTTCACCTTTGCCCAACTCAAGCACTACAGCGACATAACGGCAACCTTTTTTCAACAATTAGGCATTGGGAAAGGCGATATGGTGATGCTGATCCTGAAACGCCGGTATGAATTCTGGTTTTCTATTTTGGCACTGCATAAACTGGGAGCAGTCTGCATTCCGGCAACTCATCTCTTAACACAAAAAGATATTATATATCGTGCAAATGCAGCTGATATTAAGATGATTGTTGCTGTAGGAGAACCGAATGTTATACAGCATGTCAATGAAGCGCTTCCGCAAGCCCCAACAATAAAACATGTCGTTTCGGTAGGCGATATTTATCCTGAAAACTGGTTGAATTTTCAGGAAGGAATTCGCCGTGCCAAGCCCTTCGAACGACCAGCACACGTGAATGACAACAATGATATCTCACTGCTCTATTTTACTTCGGGGACAACAGGAAATCCCAAAATGGTAATTCATAATTTTACCTATCCATTGGGACATATCGTTACTGCATCATTTTGGCACAACCTGAACGAAAGTAGTCTGCATTGCACATTAGCCGACACAGGATGGGCCAAAGCGGTTTGGGGAAAAATCTACGGCCAATGGATTGCAGGATCAGCCGTCTTTGTTTATGATCACGAGAAATTTGTACCAAGCGAGCTTTTAGAAATGCTTTCAAAATATAAAGTTACTTCGTTTTGTGCTCCTCCTACCGTCTTCCGGTTTTTAATCCGTGAAGATCTGTCAAAGATTGACCTATCTTCCCTGAAATATTGCACTATAGCAGGAGAACCGCTTAATCCGGTTGTTTTTGAGACATTCTATAACATGACAGGCATAAAATTGATGGAAGGATTCGGACAAACGGAAACATCCCTGACTATTGCTAACTATCCATGGATGGAACCCAAACCAGGATCAATGGGAATCCCAAATCCCGCATATGATATGGATCTCATCACTGCTGACGGACGTTCCGCAGAAGATGGAGAACAGGGAGAAATTGTCCTTCGAACCGACCGCTGGATGCCTGTTGGACTCTTCTTAGGCTATTATCGGGATGAAGCTCTGACCAAAAGCGTATATCAAAACCATTTATATCATACAGGCGATGTTGCCTGGCGCGATCAGGACGGATATTACTGGTTTGTAGGAAGAACGGACGATGTAATCAAAAGTTCGGGCTACCGTATCGGCCCGTTTGAAGTGGAAAGTGCCCTGATGACACATCCGGCTGTAGTAGAATGTGCTATTACTGGCGTTCCTGATGAAATCCGGGGGCAAGTGGTGAAAGCAACGATTGTGTTAGCGCCTGAATATCGAAAAAAGGCAAACGACGAACTTGTAAAAGAGATTCAGGATCATGTCAAAAAAGTTACGGCACCTTATAAATACCCGCGTGTAATCGAATTTGTAGAGGAGCTTCCCAAAACTATCAGTGGAAAAATTCGCCGTGTTGAAATCCGTAATACGGATAGCGGAGAAAAATAA
- a CDS encoding TIGR03915 family putative DNA repair protein, translating to MVIFHYDKTFEGLLSAVFDAYFRKTFPDKLLGLEEIDPLFVDENYTVVTQKDKAERVWKALKKKLSSNACNMLTYVWLSELEESDRLIFQYIRKVFDSEVSIELNLIDDDILQVRNLAQKVNKERLRMIEFVRFQKAADDIFFAPISPDYNCLPLIIQHFKARFADQKWIIYDIKRDYGFYYDLKTVTEMTLETTSLFPGGKLNEALMAEDEKKFQQLWKAYFKSTTIKDRINPKLHCQLLPRRYWKYMTEKQ from the coding sequence ATGGTTATTTTTCATTATGATAAAACGTTCGAAGGCTTGTTGTCTGCTGTTTTTGATGCCTATTTTCGGAAAACTTTTCCAGATAAACTATTGGGATTGGAGGAGATTGACCCTTTGTTTGTAGATGAGAATTACACTGTTGTTACTCAAAAAGATAAAGCAGAGCGTGTTTGGAAAGCATTGAAAAAGAAACTTTCTTCGAATGCCTGCAATATGCTGACTTATGTATGGCTTTCGGAATTAGAAGAGAGCGACAGGCTTATCTTTCAATACATCAGGAAGGTATTTGACAGCGAGGTATCCATTGAACTGAATTTGATTGATGATGATATCCTGCAAGTTCGGAATCTGGCGCAAAAAGTAAATAAGGAACGGCTTCGAATGATTGAATTTGTTCGTTTTCAGAAAGCGGCAGATGATATCTTCTTCGCACCTATTTCTCCTGATTATAACTGCCTCCCATTAATCATTCAGCATTTCAAGGCACGTTTTGCTGACCAAAAATGGATTATTTACGACATCAAAAGAGATTACGGGTTTTATTATGATCTTAAAACTGTCACGGAGATGACACTTGAAACAACTTCCCTTTTTCCCGGGGGAAAACTGAATGAAGCCTTAATGGCGGAGGATGAGAAAAAGTTCCAGCAGTTGTGGAAAGCCTATTTCAAATCCACGACTATCAAGGATCGAATTAATCCAAAGCTACATTGTCAGCTTTTGCCGCGACGTTATTGGAAATACATGACGGAAAAGCAATAA